A single Sporomusaceae bacterium DNA region contains:
- the mraZ gene encoding division/cell wall cluster transcriptional repressor MraZ, whose product MFMGEYLHTIDNKGRLIFPAKFREDLGEKFIATKGLDNCLFVYSPEEWAILENKLKQLPLAKPEARAFVRFFFAGAAELEADKQGRVLLPANLREHAKLDKDVVVIGVSTRIEIWGKEAWDEYNAKIGPDVATIAENLVDLGI is encoded by the coding sequence ATGTTCATGGGGGAATATCTCCATACCATCGACAACAAAGGGCGCCTCATTTTCCCGGCCAAGTTCCGCGAGGACCTTGGCGAGAAGTTCATCGCCACCAAAGGCCTCGACAACTGCCTGTTCGTATACAGCCCCGAAGAGTGGGCCATCCTAGAGAACAAGCTCAAGCAACTGCCGCTTGCCAAACCCGAGGCCCGCGCCTTCGTCCGCTTCTTCTTCGCCGGCGCGGCCGAGCTCGAAGCCGACAAACAGGGCCGAGTGCTCCTGCCCGCCAACCTCAGGGAACACGCCAAGCTCGACAAAGACGTCGTCGTCATCGGCGTGTCGACCCGCATCGAAATCTGGGGCAAAGAAGCTTGGGACGAATACAACGCCAAGATTGGCCCCGATGTCGCCACCATCGCCGAAAACCTGGTGGACCTCGGCATCTAG
- a CDS encoding polysaccharide deacetylase family protein, whose translation MYTHYLKKRTALACLAALLLFVLLASAITGARAVAGRQHLPLDLTDVPVLNYHKIDTVDHGLSLTPGEFEDQISHLAENGYHSITPDQLMGYLKYGRHLPDKPVLITFDDGYADNYANAYPILKKYGFTATVFLITGFIGADDRYMTWDQVREMHKNGFVFGSHTVSHQPLTKLTAEQAAAELAESAGELERQLGVKPRYFAYPTGAYTLRIEELVRQAGYRAAFTTRFGQVGLESDPYALERIPIYHSGKTFRSFYCRLTAAPLLERLSIFKN comes from the coding sequence ATGTATACTCATTACCTGAAAAAACGCACAGCCCTGGCGTGCCTGGCCGCCCTGCTCCTCTTCGTCCTCCTCGCCTCCGCCATCACCGGCGCCAGGGCCGTCGCCGGCCGCCAGCACCTGCCGCTAGACCTCACCGACGTCCCCGTACTCAACTACCACAAGATCGACACCGTCGACCACGGCCTGTCGCTTACCCCCGGCGAATTCGAAGACCAGATCAGCCACCTGGCCGAAAACGGTTATCACTCTATCACCCCCGACCAGCTCATGGGCTACCTCAAATACGGCCGTCATCTGCCCGACAAGCCCGTCCTCATCACCTTCGACGACGGCTACGCCGACAACTACGCCAACGCCTACCCCATCCTCAAAAAATACGGCTTCACCGCCACCGTCTTCCTCATCACCGGCTTCATCGGCGCCGACGACCGCTACATGACCTGGGATCAGGTGCGGGAAATGCACAAAAACGGCTTCGTCTTCGGCTCCCACACCGTCAGCCACCAGCCCCTTACCAAACTCACCGCCGAGCAGGCCGCCGCCGAGCTCGCCGAATCGGCCGGCGAGCTAGAACGCCAGCTCGGCGTCAAACCCCGCTACTTCGCCTATCCCACCGGCGCCTACACCCTCAGGATCGAAGAACTCGTCCGCCAGGCCGGTTACCGGGCAGCCTTCACCACCCGCTTCGGCCAGGTCGGCTTAGAGAGCGACCCCTACGCCCTTGAGCGCATCCCCATCTACCACAGCGGCAAAACCTTCCGCAGCTTCTACTGTCGGCTCACCGCAGCCCCGCTTCTCGAAAGACTGAGCATCTTCAAAAACTGA
- a CDS encoding YbaK/EbsC family protein translates to MPLERVKNFLSQFPDLEIILFDSSTHTSELAAQALGVTPAQIAKTLCFLADGRPVLLTTCGDKKTDTKALARELGAKKIRFADAETVQTETGFPPGGVSPVGILPGVPLYLDRSLWDFAIVYAAAGTANSALPVSPDRLKEITGATVIDVCK, encoded by the coding sequence TTGCCCCTCGAACGCGTCAAAAACTTTCTCAGTCAATTTCCCGACCTCGAAATCATCCTCTTCGACAGCAGCACCCACACCTCCGAACTGGCCGCCCAGGCGCTCGGCGTCACCCCCGCCCAGATCGCCAAAACGCTCTGCTTCCTCGCCGACGGCCGGCCGGTGCTCCTGACCACCTGCGGCGACAAAAAAACCGACACCAAAGCCCTGGCCCGCGAACTGGGCGCCAAGAAAATCCGCTTCGCCGACGCCGAAACCGTCCAGACCGAAACCGGCTTCCCGCCCGGCGGCGTTTCCCCCGTCGGCATCCTCCCCGGCGTCCCCCTCTACCTCGACCGCAGCCTGTGGGACTTCGCCATCGTCTACGCCGCGGCCGGCACGGCCAACTCGGCCCTCCCCGTCAGTCCTGACAGATTAAAGGAGATAACCGGCGCTACCGTGATTGATGTGTGTAAATAA
- the lgt gene encoding prolipoprotein diacylglyceryl transferase, giving the protein MGKIAFTLGPLHFYWYGLIVAAAVLAAFFIVIWQARRQSLPIEPVFDLLFWSVPAGVVGARAYYVAANWRLYRDSPLDALCLWQGGLAVHGALLAFILVLFLYTRRRRVRFWTWADLAAPALAGGQAVGQWANFFNQEAFGYPTNLAWGVYIDYALRPAGYEQFDYFHPVFLYESAWNVLLLLALLTAGRALRSLPAGALFLTYIILYAAGHYYFAGLRLDGEIVCGVSLARLFSILAAAAAALGLLLCGRRPPAEEQ; this is encoded by the coding sequence ATGGGCAAAATAGCATTCACGCTGGGACCGCTGCACTTCTACTGGTACGGGCTTATCGTCGCCGCCGCTGTTTTGGCCGCTTTTTTCATTGTTATCTGGCAGGCCAGGCGGCAATCCCTGCCCATCGAACCCGTCTTCGACCTCCTCTTCTGGAGCGTGCCGGCCGGCGTCGTCGGCGCCCGCGCCTACTATGTCGCCGCCAACTGGCGCCTCTATCGCGACAGCCCGCTCGACGCCCTTTGCCTCTGGCAGGGAGGGCTGGCCGTCCACGGCGCCCTGCTCGCCTTCATCCTCGTCCTCTTTCTCTACACCCGGCGGCGGCGCGTCCGCTTCTGGACGTGGGCCGACCTTGCCGCCCCAGCCCTCGCCGGCGGACAGGCTGTCGGCCAATGGGCCAACTTCTTCAACCAGGAAGCCTTCGGCTACCCCACCAACCTCGCCTGGGGCGTCTACATCGACTACGCCCTCCGGCCGGCCGGTTACGAACAGTTCGACTACTTCCACCCCGTATTCCTGTACGAATCGGCCTGGAACGTCCTCCTCCTGCTCGCGCTCCTCACTGCCGGCCGGGCTCTCAGGAGCCTCCCGGCGGGCGCCCTCTTCCTCACATACATCATCCTCTACGCGGCCGGGCACTACTACTTCGCCGGCCTGCGCCTCGACGGCGAAATCGTCTGCGGCGTCAGCCTCGCCCGGCTCTTCAGCATCCTGGCCGCCGCCGCCGCCGCCCTCGGCCTGCTGCTTTGCGGCCGCCGTCCTCCGGCAGAGGAACAATAA